The sequence CTGCCCGGCTGCCGCACCATGATCGTGACCAGCCACGGCCGCCCCGGGCACCTCAAGCGGGCGCTGGCCGCCGGCGTGCGCGGGTTCGTGCCCAAGACCGTCAGCGCCCGGCGGCTCGCCGAGATCATCCGTACCGTCCACGCCGGGAACCGTTACGTCGACCCGGAGTTGGCGGCCGACGCCATCTCCGCCGGGGACTCCCCGCTGACCGCCCGGGAGGCCGAGGTCCTCGAACTGGCGGCGGACGGGGCGCCGGTCGCGGAGATCGCGGAGCGGGCCTCGCTCTCGCAGGGGACGGTCCGCAACTACCTGTCCTCGGCCGCGTCCAAGATCGGGGCGGAGAACCGGCACACGGCGGTGCGTCTCGCCCGCGAGCGGGGTTGGGTATAGTGAGCATCGCGCTTCGGCGCAGCGCGGACGTAGCTCAGTTGGTAGAGCGCAACCTTGCCAAGGTTGAGGTCGCCAGTTCGAACCTGGTCGTCCGCTCCAGATGATCAGAAGGCCCCGGTCGATACCGACCGGGGCCTTCTGCGTGCCTCCTACTGCCTGCCCTTTACGACCAGTTGGAGCCGGTCAGGACCTCGTACGCCTCGATGTACTTGGCGCGGGTCGCGTCCACGATCTCCTGCGGCAGCGCCGGCGGCGGCTGCTCGCTCGCGCGGTCCCAGCCGGAGGCCGGCGAGGTCAGCCAGTCGCGGACGAACTGCTTGTCGTACGAGGGCTGCGCGCGGCCCGGCTTCCAGGTGGCGGCCGGCCAGAAGCGCGAGGAGTCGGGCGTCAGCACCTCGTCGGCGATGATCAGCCGCTCGCCACCGGTCCCGGTCTCCTCGAAGCCGAACTCGAACTTGGTGTCGGCCAAGATGATCCCGCGCTGGTGGGCGATGTCCCGGGCCCGGCGGTAGACGTCGAGGGTGGTCTGCCGCAGCTCGGCGGCGGTCTCCACGCCGACCTCGCGGGCGATCTCCTCGTAGCTGACGTTCTCGTCGTGGTCGCCGACGGCCGCCTTGGTGGCCGGGGTGAAGATCGGGCCGGGCAGCTCGGAGCCGTCGACCAGCCCCTCGGGCAGGCCGATGCCGCAGACCGTACGGGTGGCGTTGTACTCGGTGAGCCCGGAGCCCGTGAGGTAGCCGCGGGCCACGCACTCGACCTGGACCATGCGCAGCGACTTGCAGATGAGGGTGCGGCCCTCCCACTCCTCCGGGGCGCCGGGGGGCAGCTCGGTGGAGAGGACGTGGTTGGGCACCAGGTCGGCGAGCTGGTCGAACCACCAGAGCGAGAGCTTGGTGAGGACGCGGCCCTTGTCGGGGATCTCGGTGGGCAGGACCCAGTCGTACGCGGAGATACGGTCGCTGGCGACCATGACGAGGTCGCCCGCCTCGTTCCGGTACAGGTCAC is a genomic window of Streptomyces sp. SID8374 containing:
- a CDS encoding response regulator transcription factor → MTTEGSGGRPLRVLLADDEHLIRGALAALLALEDDLVVVAEAASGPEALAMALAHHPDVAVLDLQMPGADGVKVATSLRSELPGCRTMIVTSHGRPGHLKRALAAGVRGFVPKTVSARRLAEIIRTVHAGNRYVDPELAADAISAGDSPLTAREAEVLELAADGAPVAEIAERASLSQGTVRNYLSSAASKIGAENRHTAVRLARERGWV
- a CDS encoding phosphoribosylaminoimidazolesuccinocarboxamide synthase → MSGFVEKPEPVQVPGLTHLHTGKVRDLYRNEAGDLVMVASDRISAYDWVLPTEIPDKGRVLTKLSLWWFDQLADLVPNHVLSTELPPGAPEEWEGRTLICKSLRMVQVECVARGYLTGSGLTEYNATRTVCGIGLPEGLVDGSELPGPIFTPATKAAVGDHDENVSYEEIAREVGVETAAELRQTTLDVYRRARDIAHQRGIILADTKFEFGFEETGTGGERLIIADEVLTPDSSRFWPAATWKPGRAQPSYDKQFVRDWLTSPASGWDRASEQPPPALPQEIVDATRAKYIEAYEVLTGSNWS